One Bacillus sp. 1780r2a1 DNA segment encodes these proteins:
- a CDS encoding DinB family protein — protein sequence MNTNQAFREELLETVSTLSYEELNQKVSEEKWSIMQVLEHLYLMEEMIVARVYYQLQNGEDKSAQKKPFHLTTDRSRKVPAPPQVTPSEEPQTLEEMKMKLATSRTKLEDITKRVATEELQKKSFPHPIFGDMDLAQWIEFVGYHEKRHLLQIEELKAEMN from the coding sequence ATGAATACGAATCAAGCCTTTCGTGAAGAACTACTAGAAACTGTTTCAACTTTGTCATATGAAGAATTAAATCAAAAAGTATCAGAAGAAAAATGGAGTATTATGCAGGTATTAGAACACTTGTATCTAATGGAAGAGATGATTGTAGCTCGCGTGTATTATCAGTTGCAAAATGGAGAGGACAAGTCAGCACAAAAGAAGCCGTTTCATTTAACAACGGATCGTTCTCGGAAAGTACCTGCACCTCCACAGGTCACTCCTTCAGAAGAACCACAGACGTTAGAGGAAATGAAGATGAAGCTTGCAACATCGCGTACGAAGCTAGAAGATATTACTAAACGTGTAGCGACAGAGGAACTACAGAAAAAGTCGTTCCCTCATCCAATCTTTGGTGATATGGATTTAGCTCAGTGGATTGAGTTTGTAGGTTATCATGAAAAGAGACATCTTTTACAGATTGAAGAGTTAAAGGCAGAAATGAACTAA
- a CDS encoding lipase family protein yields the protein MKIEPLFYRPLALDLLYMCVLSYQQYQQAGTFEVPKGYQFIKAFQASVLGKKEWFGFILESDEAIVIAFRGTQSEANWIADAQIHQRPYPYTQNAGLVHEGFLNIYESCRDEILSTYATLPAKPLYITGHSLGAALATLHALDVVTNTNFPGVTMYNYASPRVGDLNFVRTYTSLVPESRSFINTTDIVPKLPPKVFYNPYTKETMYYADDPLKLLFTIQGGSTVENHSPKTYSVGIWTMSDYPILSPN from the coding sequence ATGAAAATTGAACCTTTGTTTTATCGACCGCTTGCCCTAGATCTTCTTTATATGTGTGTACTAAGCTATCAACAATATCAGCAAGCAGGTACGTTCGAGGTCCCAAAAGGGTATCAATTTATTAAAGCATTCCAAGCATCTGTCCTTGGAAAAAAAGAGTGGTTTGGGTTTATTTTAGAATCAGATGAGGCAATTGTTATTGCGTTTCGAGGAACCCAATCAGAAGCAAATTGGATTGCAGATGCTCAAATCCACCAGCGGCCTTACCCTTATACACAAAATGCAGGCCTTGTTCATGAAGGATTTTTAAACATTTATGAATCATGTCGAGATGAGATACTGTCCACGTACGCTACCTTACCAGCCAAGCCTCTTTATATTACCGGACACAGTCTTGGGGCTGCCCTCGCTACGCTGCATGCTCTTGATGTTGTGACCAACACAAATTTCCCAGGCGTCACCATGTACAACTACGCATCTCCACGAGTTGGAGATTTAAACTTTGTTCGTACTTATACAAGCTTAGTACCTGAGAGCCGATCGTTTATCAATACAACGGATATCGTCCCAAAACTTCCTCCTAAAGTATTTTATAACCCGTATACAAAAGAAACGATGTACTATGCAGATGACCCTTTAAAATTGTTATTTACGATTCAAGGGGGAAGTACGGTAGAAAATCATAGTCCTAAAACCTATAGCGTGGGTATCTGGACGATGTCTGATTATCCGATTCTTTCTCCAAATTAA